Proteins encoded together in one Chiloscyllium plagiosum isolate BGI_BamShark_2017 chromosome 3, ASM401019v2, whole genome shotgun sequence window:
- the LOC122540137 gene encoding probable anion transporter 3, chloroplastic has translation MMGCLGICQAGAYPLHVLCCLVLTYLLNQLDRYLLAIVIQPLAQDIQFGEKSCLPRENDEQIGEQCHNASSQDSCLSLLNKNKTQYCQWTFDGSGWEYQVMAGPVFIFVFTFTGIFIGFVADSVNRKNFLSASLFLWSLMTLLMGFAKHYWHLVILRFGQGISEAGCTPFAVSLIMDYFPKESRGSAMGFYNWGIYAGYSLSYAVGNYVTEANILGQGWRWSFIVGAIPGFIVSVIVLLSVRELPKEKVNTEATRRGTLKLIIGQKILLGLRPFIRPSLLLLCIAGSVRNAGGYVWAYNTQLFFNLYHTGVDVGCWLSWIPLVGGCLGALSGGLISDQLVKQSGIHARVWVLVVSQVAAAPFVAGAIWLNPPYCFLSLIPANIMGKLLLHYHSLQLGVGFPEKNTCIGMGMKLIKADIQRDLNGPQLQMVLSADVCKMY, from the exons ATGATGGGGTGTCTGGGTATCTGTCAGGCTGGTGCCTACCCTCTCCATGTTCTCTGCTGCCTTGTGCTTACCTATCTCCTGAACCAACTGGACCGCTATCTCCTGGCCATTGTAATCCAGCCCCTAGCCCAGGACATTCAGTTTGGAGAAAAGAGTTGTCTCCCTAGGGAGAACGATGAGCAGATTGGGGAACAATGCCATAATGCCAGTTCTCAGGACAG CTGCCTGTCTCTCCTGAATAAAAACAAGACACAATATTGTCAGTGGACCTttgatggatctgggtgggaatACCAGGTGATGGCTGGTCCTGTCTTCATCTTCGTTTTCACCTTCACAG GGATTTTCATTGGATTTGTGGCAGATTCTGTCAATCGGAAGAATTTCCTGTCTGCCAGCCTCTTCCTCTGGAGCCTCATGACGTTGCTGATGGGTTTTGCCAAGCATTATTGGCACCTGGTGATTCTGCGCTTTGGCCAAGGGATCAG TGAGGCTGGGTGCACGCCATTTGCTGTCAGTCTGATTATGGACTATTTCCCGAAGGAGTCCCGAGGATCGGCAATGGGTTTCTATAACTGGGGAATCTACGCTGGCTACAGTCTCTCATATGCTGTTGGCAACTATGTCACCGAAGCCAACATCCTGGGGCAG GGTTGGAGATGGTCCTTTATTGTTGGTGCCATCCCAGGGTTTATTGTCAGTGTTATTGTGCTGCTGAGTGTTCGTGAATTACCGAAGGAGAAGGTAAACACTGAGGCGACACGCAGAGGCACCCTCAAACTGATCATTGGACAGAAAATACTGCTGGGTCTGAGGCCATTCATCAGACCCTCCCTCCTGTTACTGTGTATCGCTGGGTCAGTCAGGAATGCAG GAGGCTATGTTTGGGCCTACAACACCCAGCTCTTTTTCAATCTGTACCACACTGGTGTTGACGTGGGTTGCTGGTTGTCATGGATACCGTTGGTTGGAGGTTGCCTTGGGGCCCTCTCCGGAGGGCTCATCTCAGACCAACTAGTGAAACAAAGTGGAATCCATGCCCGGGTGTGGGTGCTGGTTGTCAGTCAG GTTGCTGCTGCTCCTTTTGTAGCTGGAGCTATCTGGCTCAATCCTCCATATTGCTTCCTGTCATTGATCCCAGCCAATATCATGGGTAAGCTTCTATTACATTATCACTCCCTGCAGCTGGGAGTGGGCTTCCCAGAGAAAAACACATGTATAGgtatgg GTATGAAACTGATAAAAGCTGATATTCAGAGGGATTTGAATGGACCTCAGCTACAAATGGTGCTGAGCGCTGATGTTTGCAAAATgtactga